The following DNA comes from Peromyscus leucopus breed LL Stock chromosome 2, UCI_PerLeu_2.1, whole genome shotgun sequence.
AGCAAAAAGCCAGGGGAATCGGACATCCCTacgtagaaagaaagaaagaagagaaaactacTTGGCTCAGTGTATGTAAACATCAATTCAAAACAATTCACAGAAGAAATACAAAAGCCCCAAATATAAAGCTTAGAAAACAAGAAATCACCTTCATGGGTTTAacaagttttggttttgcttcgttattgttatttttgaagatttgtttttgtttttttaattatatgtgtgtctgtgtgggtaggTAGGTGAGGTGGCCAGAGGTGTCCAATGCCTTGTACCTGAGTTTAAGGCCTGAGCCGCCTGGGAATGAACTCGAACACAAGCCTGCAAGAGCACAGTGTACTCTTAACCcgggccatctgtccagcccagtGTTATATTTgagagagtcttgctatgtaatcctggctggcctggtactggCTTTGCAACCACCAACTAGaggtagtcctcctgcctcagtctctcaagtgctgggattgccaaAACCAAAAAAGCTGCCAGACTCAAAGTCCCACCTCACTACTTCCTGTGCATTTTTCTACCCATTTTCTGGGCTCCCTCTGTGGTCTCTATGGCTACTTCCTATCAACTAgtcgctggctctgcctcttggcccaaggttgattttatttaataaatgcaatatttgggttcacagtgtgatcaaatatccttcaacactctgccttattcctttagaccagtggtttctcaacctgtgggttttcacaggggtcaccatcataaaacagatatttatttatattttgactcataacagtagcaaaactacagttatgaagtagcaaagaaataattttatggggaggaggggagttcccacaacatgaggaactatattaaatggtcgcagcattaggaaggttgagaaccactcatctGGATAGTTTCTGATCCAGAAATTGGCTGTTTGGCTAGACTGCCATGGTTAGGAGGAGAGGGCTTATTGGGCACAGAATTTCTTTGAGGGGATGAACTGTTCTGGAATTGATAGTTGTCGTCTTTGCTAATTATATACTTATGACCATTGAATGCTAcacttttttttggtcttttgagagtcgtctcactctgtagccctgggtggcctacAACTTGCTCTGATGACCCAGTGGCCTTTATCGTGTGGCAGCCATCCTGTTTGCTGGGATTATATacttttttagacttatttatttaatgtatttatgtatcttaTGTACTgtctgcctgccagaagagggcattagatcccattatagaaatggttgtgaactgccatgtggtccctgggaaatgaacttaggacctttagaagaacagtcagagagatggcttaaccactgagccatctctccagcctgaaattttattttcttgacattttaattttcctgGAGGTTTTGTTCTACTTATTGATTTGGTCACAGGGactgtacatgtgtggaggtcagaggacaacttgtgagagtcagtacCAGGGTTCAAACTCAGTCTTTACCTGTTAAAccacctctccacccccccccacacacacacaccttaaaaaaaatacatacttccAAATGGTGAATTTCGTAGTCATGATAGTACATATAGAtgtctataatgccagcactcaggatggtGAAGTAGGGgaatcaggagttccaggcaTTCGTGGGTTATATATATAATgagaccttatttttttttttataaaaaaaaaaagttaattttactGTCTTAATTTGTTGGtttggtgacagggtctcaccacatagccctatttggcctgaaactcaccttgtagacccaggctagcctggaactcagagagacactcttgcctctgtctcctgggtgctagggttaaaggtgtgtgtcacacctggctttatatcaacctttaaaaagaatgaataaacatTATGCTGAGAGACTTTGGTCCCAAAAGATCATGTGTTAGAGGAGTTCATTCCTAGGAAATGACGAAATGCCCACAGGAGGCAGATATAGACAGAAAGCAGGTTAAGGAAGGGGGGTGTGGCAGCACATGGCTGCAGTTCCACTAtctaggaggaagagacagagacaggaggatccagagttcaaagccagctttagcTAGACAGGACCCTCCAGAAGCTGGACAAAGTGCAAGGTACAATTTTCTTCTGAGTTGGACTGATTGTAGAGATAATTGTGCAACTCTgtgaatacataaaaaaaaaaaacactgaattttaTACTTCTAACAGACTTTCTCTTAAAGTTGTGATTCAacttggctggcctgaactcaccaCATAGAGTAAGTGGTCTCAAACTTTTTGAGATCTTCCTGttactgtctcccaaatgctggagtcACACATTTTCCAAGCCAAGTTTTGGTTTCTTATTTCTAATCCACCTTACAAGCTAGTTAGGGACTTCCCCTTTGCATTATCAAGCCTGTTTCTGTCACTGTAACCAAAGGTCAATTAAATTGCCTCAAGTAATATACATTTTTTCATCTGATCTAAACTAGGGTTTGATGGCCACTAACAATTTGAACACTCTTTGGCTGTCTACCACAGTGGTGAATGCTCTATCTCATGACGATTATTAACTTTTCTCCTACTCACTAAGGTCCTGATGTCCTGTTGATCCTTTTTAATTCaagtttttatgtgtttgtgcctgagtgtacatgtatgtaccatGAGCATGCAAGAGCCTAtaggagtcagaagagggtgctggatcccctggagctagagttacaggtggttgtgatcagtcatgtggatgctgggaaccagacaGCGAGTGTTCTTGatggctgagacatctctccagctccagttcttgagtttttcttctttctcagacagagtctcatgtagtccataCTGGCTTCCAATTaagtatgtagctgaggatatcCTTGACCTCTTGATTTTGCCTAGACTGTCCAAGTACTGGGACCTAGGGGTgtgccactgtcttagttagggtttttattgctgtgaagagacaccatgaccacggcaacttttttttttttttttttggtttttagagacagggtttatctgtgtagccctggctgtcctggaactcactctgtagaccaggctgacctcgaactcacagagatccgcctgcctctgcctcccaagtgctgggattaaaggcgtgcgccaccactgccggtgacagcaactcttataaagaaaacatttaatgcggtggctcacagtttcagaggttcagtccattatcatcatgatggggagcatggcggcgtgcaggcagacatggtgctggagctgagagtgctatatcgtgcagacaacaggaagccaactgactgtcactgagggaagcttgagcaaaagagacctcaaaagacttcctccaacaaggccacacctcctaatagagccactccctttaggagccatttttttttttttcaaaccatggCAGCCACTATACCTAGCTGTCCCAGTTTTaacatctgtccatctgtcataCAACCGTCCATCTCCTCCTGACGAGAACACTTGAATGCAGTCCCAGTCCTTCTCTCCAGAGCCTCTTCTCAAGTCCACAAATGGACATTTTCAGGACAATCTCACACTTTAAACTTGACGTGTGAGTGGTGGGATAAGCAGAGGCACAGGATGgacataaaagaaaatcattagccaggcgtggtgacacatacctttattcTCAAcactggcaggcagaggcaggtgggtctctgtgagttcgaggccagcctagtctacatattgagttccaagccggctacatagtgagattgtttttaaaaaagaaaaaaagaagcattacATTCATTCCATTTTGGCTCTAACTTGGGAATAATCAATAGACAAGTAGATGAGATAAAGGTAGCACAGGCTGAAAAACTAGAGAGAGGCTTCCACAGTTGTGACGGGGAAAGGGTACCAGAGGAAGGAACAGTGAGTGCTGTTTAAGGCTGCAAACAGGGAAGTCTGTGCTTCCCGATTCCTCGCTTGTCTTCTCTGCTATCAGTTACAGCACAGAAtgacccaaaccaaacaaccaaggAGGACGGCAGGACCAATGAAGAAGTCAGAGAACCCAGACAGCTTCTTGCCAAGGACTTCTCAGGCCCAGCATGCCCCGCCTAAGATCACACATCTAATTGTACTTGGTGAGAAGAGAGACTGACTTGGCCAGCTCCTCCACATCTTAGATGCACACGTTTACATTGCTATTTTATTCCACTTTGGTGACCACCCCTGTAGTCCATCAGGTGCATCCAAAGAAGGAGCTAGGGCTCGGGCTCCACGGTGATTCTCAATTATAAAACGATGAAGTCCTGGTCGGCAGCCTCCGGTGACACGGTGGTAAGGTGTGTCTGAGTCTCTCTTGCAGAATATCCAGTACTAGTATAGGTCAGGCCAGATGATTCTCCAGCTCTCCCCATGGCCAGGTGCCAACATGCAGAGCCTGGGCTACCTCTGCTGAGCCAGAACCAGTCTTCGGAACCAGGAACTCACGGCACCATCCACTCGCATCACCAAAGCTATGCCCAGGAGAAGTCCCACGCTGCTCACAATAAACCTACGGCTTCAAAAATGAAcctgtgaagaaagacagagcatTTCAGGACATAGGGAAAAAGCCTAACGCCTTTCCCTAAAGAGGCCAAACCTTGTCGACCTGACCTAGGATAGCCATAGTTTCCTCAAAGTCTCTCCCTCCATATCACTTCTTCTCAAGCAAACCCACTTACTTTGGGGCAAACACCTTCCAGACCATGAGATGCCTTCGGAGGATGGACGCGGCCAAGGCACAGGCTAGAATCTAAGGGAAGAGAGGCGGGCAGTTACTTTGGAGGAagcaaggcagaggaggaaagcGAGGAGGAAAGCAGTACATACTACTGGAAGACACCCTGGGTTGGGAGTTAGGAAACCCAATTCTTGTCCTGGTCCACCACTGACTCATGTGAACTTGGGGAAGTCACTATCCATCTGTAATGCTGACATTCACGCTTTGCCTTCCATCAGAGGGAGACATCAGcaacccatctctgcctctgatgGAAAAGAATCCTAGCCAATAGCCACAGCGTTTCCAGTGTGTCTGAAATGCAGGGCCCAGATCTAcacagcagagaagaaaggatCCAGGACTGGAATAAGAAAACCTAGCCCAGGTCTCAAATCTTCCACTGGAGGTCTGAATTTGAGCAATCACTTCACTTATATGACCTCCATCAAGGATCTTTCCCAAGGTATCTGAAACTAAGAAAAAGTGTaacaaaagtataataaaaaaaaaaaaatgagggaaagGTCATCAGCTCTACCATGTCTCCCCTGCACCCACCTGAACTCCAAGGACAAAGAGGTACTTGAGGCCCAGCTGCAACAGGGCTGCATTGAAGTGATGCGGAGCATCTCGGAGGCGCATCTCCATCAGtggctcctctttctcctcctcaggCCTGACTCTGGCCTCAGCTTCACTCCCTGGAAGCTGCTGCCTCTTCCTTGGCCCTTGACTCTCACATAGGAAGGGCCAGAGCAGGAGCAGGGGGCAACCTACTGCCTCCGGAAGGACAGGGCTGGCATCAAGGGAGGACCCTGGGACCAGTCCAGCCCGGCCCCCAACCACCCCAGTTGGCTCAGGCTGCAAAGAGCTTAGGGCCGAGGGATTGCTAAGAGCCAACAAAACCGCATCTTCCCTTCCAGATCcaaagttttcctttctttccacaaAGCTGGATCAACAGAAGTTAGGGGGTAAAGCCAAGAGGTACCTGCAAAGAGGATGTGGGAGGCAAAGGTGTTAGCTCCCACTAGCAAAGCAGGTAGCCAAGTAGAAGAGCCATGACCTTCTGGGAATCCCACGAAGGCTGCCTGCCAGTGGATGGCTGAAAAGACAGGCTGGTGGCCAGTGGAGTAGAAGGTCTGGGTGGCCAAAAGGGCCCACGCTGAGACTGCCTGCCAGAGCACAGTAAAAGGACCTAGAAGAAAAGACATACTTCTTTACAATGACATCTCCTTCCCCAACCTACAGCCTTCTCTTCGGGGACCATCCGCTCCTAGTACTTGAGCAAATTTTTGCACACAGCCGTATGCGGCCCCAACCTTCTTTACAGTCAATACTGCTATTCTGATTGCCTCGCTGCTGCAAGTTATAACACGAGACCACAgtgttcagtttttctttctttctcacaaaGAGCTCACTATGCCATAATCTATTCATACTGTAGCACTTCTGTAACTGAAAAATCAGGGAATGTGCTCACGGGGAGACAGTGTTCCTCTAAGAAGTGAATCCTGAAGTCCCTATCTCTCATCTCCAAGGGCTGGGGcggagggcgggggaggggactAATACGGGGATGGCAGATAAGGGAGGAAGTCAGGAAGACCTTCCCAACTGCAGGGACAAGAGACTGTAGTGTCAAGTGAGAAACACCGGCCTCAAGACAAGATGCACCGGGGCTGAGGTCCGTGTTTACCAGCGGCAGTGACTGAGGTCCCAGCAGCAAGCAGATGCAGGAGAAGGAAGCTCTGTAGGAACAGGAGCAGGAACACGAGGCTGACTCGCTCGACGTGCAACAGTAGAAGCGGGAAGGCCAAGAGGATGAGGGCCGTGACCATGGCGGCTGAGTAGACACTTCCCAACTGATACGCAGCCACAGTCACAGGAccctgagctctggtcctctctAGCCGGCCCTGGAACTCTTCCTGCATGTGGCGGTAGATTTGGGGGACCACATAATCGAGGTCAGCCTGAGAGGTGGGGGGACCTGAGAAGGGAGTGAGGATAGCCCTGGTCCTTGAAGCCCCGGCCCCAGCCTGTACCAGCACCGTCACGGGTCTCCAGAGCAGCAGCGCGAGCCCCGAGGCAGCCAGCCCCGCCACGGCCCGGGGCAGCACAGCTGACGCCCCGGCAACCAGGGCCCGGAGACGTGGAGGCGCGTCATCTGCCCCCGATGCCAATGCCCAGTAGGCGGCCGTGCCCAGCGCCATGAGAGGCAACCCCCAGCGCACGAAGAGCACGGAAGGCTCGGGACTCTTGAGATTACCGTAGCGGCGAAGCCACAGGCGCACAACCACCAACAGAGCCACCAGTGCCCCCACACAAGCTCCGTACCACAAATTCTTGGCCCGACCGCCCACCACAGATGCCAGAGGCCCCAGCCAGGGGGAGGAGTGGCAAGCAGGCGTCTCTTCCGGGCAGCGGTGAAAAAGCCCGGCTAGCCTTGTACATAGAAGCAAGCCCATTGCAAGCCTCAGGGCGTAGGTGCCACTGTGCCGCGGGGGGCCTGTTGGGGCCGAAGAGGCCGGGCGGGAGAGCGTAAGCAGTTTAGGTGGGAGCAGCTGGCCCTCCCAGTGAAGATGGGCAACCAGGAACAGGATGAGAGAGCCCAAAGGAAGGGAGCGGCCCTGGCCTCGGCAACAACAAAACTATCGGAGAAGAAGGTGGCCACGCGGAGGAGCAGGAGTAACAGGACGGGTGTAgggacaggaagcaggggcaCCAGGGGCCTGTGGGACCCCCAGCTAACCCAAACTTTCcacagaaaagggaggagagaacctGCGGCGGCTACAGCTCCTAGAACCACCGAATCCACCTTTGACCCGGTAGTTACCGAGAGTCCAGCACATAGTATGGCCCCAGTGAGGCCCCAGGCTACAGGGATTAGCAGCAGCGGGCGGAAGAGAAAGCCTGGGGATACTGCCAGCTGGGAtgcaagcaggcagagaaagcaggCGGCGGCCAAGAGAGCGGCACCTCCTGCCATTCGGACCAGAGAGAAGCGGGCCCAAGACTGGATGCACAGGGCGCGAGCTCCCCTCAGGAACTGCTGCAACTCGGCAGTCAAGGTCTTCAGGGACGCCTCGGCCTCCTGGGGCTGCTGCAGGAGCCGCTGGTAGCTAGCAGAGGCCTTGGAGAAGAGCTTCTGCAGCTGATGAAGCTCTGGAACCTGCAGATCCTGAGTAGCAGCTGAGTAAGTGTGAAGAAATCGGAACACCTGGCAGGAAAGGtcagacaaacagaaacaggTCAGCGGGAGAAACCGGGGCAGAGTAAGGACAGATGTTATACAAAGAGATACCTGGACACTAGGGCTCAAATTCTGTCCcggatgggagaagggaggataATGGAAGAAGGGCATGGCCATGCTCTGGCAGGGAAGTGAAGATTGTCCAATGGGGTGGTCCTTGTGCTTAGTCACACCCAGGCCTCGTCCTGTTGCCTACCTGCTGGGCATTGATGTGCAGAGCTGAGGCCTGGGCTAGAGCAGAGGCGTGAGGATGGGAGTCACTGCCACCTGAGAATAGCTCAGCCATCACTTCCCCGGTGTTCCCAAATGGGATGGGCAGGCCTAGCAGCAGGGCCAGTGTGGGCACAAGGCTGACTTGAGGAATAACCTCTGGCTCctagaaggaagggaagaacagTTACCAGTGTATTCACCAGGCCTAGGTAAGAATGGGGGGAGGGAGTATccggagagatggtgcagtgggtgAGAGCATTTGCTgtataaacatgaggacctgagtttggatcacaGAATCCATGACCACGCATGCCTGTCACCTAGTGCCATGGTGagcagagacaggatttctggcCACCAGGAtagttccaagttcagtgagagaccctctttCAGTAGGATAAGGTGGAGAGTCATAGAGAAGAACTCTCAATGTCCTCTGGCGCCCTTGCACACTTAAGTGTGCATAccagcacacacagtgcacatataccacatatatccaccacacacacacacacacacaccacacacacacacacacgacacacacacaacacacacacacacacacacacgcacgcacacgcacacacacgcacgcacgcactaaGTGAGAGCGGAGCCAGATCACGTCCGGAAGAGGTCCGACCCAGGCCTCACCTCTGGAGGGGCACTAGGGAAGAGGGCTGTGCGGCTGTACAGGAACAGTGCAGCGGAGACCTCCAGCTCACTGTCCCCTCCATGGTCCCCATTCACGGTCATCCCATGGTCCCAGCTACCACCAGCAGTGTGTCATTCTCCAGACGTTCCAGGAGTTCCCTGAGGGCCAACAAATGTgtcagaggggagagagggagagagagagagagagagagagagaggagagagagagagagggagaggagggagagagagagagagagagagagagagagagagattcttctcAGAGGCCCATTCACCCCCACCACTGACTTCCATTAACAGGGCCCAAACCTCTGTCAAAAAGATACCTCTTCAGTCATAGCCCTGCAGCCCAGAGCTACACACCAAGTTATTCAAAATGGATGGTGCCCCCAGGTTTTGGGGAAAAGGCCCGTATAAAATAATTCAGAGCcagggcatggtagtgcacgcctttaatcccagcacttagaagcagccagacgcaggtggatctcattgagttcgagtccagcctgatctGGTTTAtattgcaagttccaggtcagccagagctacatagctacataatgaaacactttcaaaatacatacatacatacatacatacatacatatatacatatgtacgtACGTATGTAGATTTCATCCAGAAAAGAGGCTCCAaataagggtttttttgttttctcatagaATCCTATGTCCTGAGATTCTCAAACATAAACTCATTTCCCCCAGCCAGTACCCCACACTCACTGGATCACCTGGTCCATCTGGCTAAGTTTCTTGGCCATTTCAGGGTGGTGAGGCCCATGCTTGTGGCCACAATGATCCACACCCAGGAAGTGGGCAATCAGCACGTCCCATGAGCCACTGTCCACTGTGGAGGGGAGAACACTGAGCACAGGGCAGCAGAGCCTACTCCTCACCCCAAGCCAGGCCTTGACATTCCTCTATGCCCAGGGACCCAACCACAGACTCTGCCACCCCCACAATCTGTAGACACCCTCCCCGACTCCCAGGGTGGGCAGGCACGACGTGTTTTCCCCGTGCTCACTGGTAGGGTAGAGATGTTCCAGGATGCCATTGTCCACTGTGTGGAGGTCTCTGACATTGAAGGACGAGAAGAAGAAAGCTTGGGAAAAAGCTCCGGGGAAAAGGTCTTTCCAGGTATCATCTCCCATGAAAACTATACGCCTACCTGTAGAGACATGAGGGGAATCAGAGCAAATCTTGTTCAGGTGAGAACCAGAGCAGGGGATATTATGACAGAAGTctctaaaaaaaaaccaacaaagagAAGGTGAGACATCTCTGTGGGTCAAAATGCTTatctccaagcctgacaacttgattTCAAtactcagaacccacatagtggaaaaggagaaaatcaacttcTAAAGTagtactcttttttttccattttgttttgtttttcaagacggggtttctctatgtagctttgcgcctttcctggaactcactctgtagaccaggctggccttgaactcacagagatccacctgcctctgcctcccgagtgctgggattaaaggcgtgcgctaccaccgcctggctgctaAAGTTGTACTCTTAATTCCACACgtgtaccatggcatgtgtgtgtgtgtgttgtgtgtgtgtgtgtgtgtgtgtgtacatatccaATAGGAATCTCAACCACACATCTCCAAGAATAGGAATTCATTCAGCATCACCTAAAATTTCCCATCAAGCTTTCTCTGATAACCACATTCCCTCTAGAACTATCACTTCCATTCCTACAAAATGACCCGTTACTCCTTGATCACTTAGGGTATCTGCTGACAGTTCTCACTATATATATCAGGCtaatctggaactcagagatcctcttgcctctgcctcctgagtgctgggattaaaggcgtgcaccatgctCTCTGCCCTTGGCCTACTTTTTTTCATATGCAGTCAGTGAACACAACTTGGATACTTAGACTCTTTTCTCCACACTTGCAAGCCAAGACAcctgtcttcatttcttccttaattGGAGCTCCCAAGAGTAAAACATTTTGTGCACATTAGAAGCTTCATCAAGGCCAAAAATCTCTTGAGCTTTCCACAAGCAAGGTCCCATCTATTTCTACTCCCCAGTTTCCCTACACCATAGTCAAACACAGAGCTGGGTACCCTACATCCTGGCCCCGTAACTTCTGAAAGTCCAGGTTCGCCTGGCTTCCAAAGGAGTCCATACTGACCTGCATTGGTGAGCTGCTTAATGAGATTATCTTCCACTATAGCATGGCTGGCAAAGTTACTGCCAGCATCAATAAAGGTAGGCAGTGAGCCAGTGGTGAGAGCCTTGAGACGCTGCATGGTGGTCGTGGGGGGATCCACCTGAGATCGGTATAGCCGGGCGTGGTGGGGTTGAATCTCTAGGATCCTCTGCAAAGAGCCTAATTTTCCCAGAAAAGGCACGGAGGCAGGAGGTTCCCCGGGTACATGTGAGCGCTGGGGCTGGGCAAAGTCAAATCGCAGAGCATCTATCAGCACCAACACAAGCCTGGAGAACCGAGAAGGCATCCAGCAGGCTCCAGGCTTTCCTTGGCTCCCCCCTGGCAGGGAACCAGGGCCTGGGAGCTCTTGGCAGCTGCTTTGGTTGGTGAGCTCCAAACGCGTGAGAAGGAAGCCACTGGTGAAGAGTGCAATGCCGGcgtagaaaagaaaacagacccaggctaagaagagGAGCACGGGGACCTTCTGCATCCTGgtagagaagaggaaaaattTCGTTGcggtgcaaaaaaaaaagattggacaTTTTGGGCCTCAAAACAATGCCCAATAACAACCACTTACTGCTATAAAAACTTCAGGATGTAAACAACTCATAGCCAGCTGTTTCTACAAGTTATACCATCTGAGGGAGAGATGCTGAAACTCTGGATCTCAACCTGGAGCCCACGCTACACCTACTGATTCAGGCTCTGGATGTGAGCACAGCAacctgtgcatatatatacaagcATGCTGTCAAACCACAGTCTAGAAGGATGACTATTCCAAATGGTAGGTAGAGTGTTCTCTGTCAGTTCAATGACTATCTCAACATTCCTAGGGTGACACTAGGTAAGAGCCACACGGAAAATCGGAGAGAGTAAACGGCGCCGCCTGGCGGGGACCGAGGAGACGAGGGGGAGGAGTCACGCTCCGCTTCCGGACGACCAGGATCAACAGAAAACCAGAGGAACGGCGTCCCCAGGAACCCCGTAGAGATCCCATTGAGCTAAGGTGGGATCCAGGAGTCCCGGCGGCTCTGTCTCCTCCGGTGGGAACCCGGCCAACACGTGGGCATGCTCCCTCCGGTGCTGGGCACCCCGGCAGCAAGCTGAGGCACCTGTGCTAGGGGTGACGGTAATAGAGGGAGACCTTGGCTCACCTGGATCCGCGCCCGGAAGTGCGGCGGCGGTGCCTGCAGCCTGACACCACAGAGGTGTGCACGTCTGACAGAGCGCCCTACCAGGAGATTCGTCGCCACCTGCCGGCACCAGGGTGGAAGTTCGACAAGGAACGCAGAGCTGGCAAGTTTGCTGGGAGGAACTCATAAATGGaggcaaggcactgatctaagaGTTGGGAGGACAACCgggtgtgtacatacacatggaaGAAAAAAGTTCAGGGATCACTGTTTTTTTAAGGGAGGACGACCaggtgtgtacatacacatgaaagaaaaaaagttcagggatcactgtttttttttaaaatatgcatttatgtgtatgtgtgttttgtgtaccTGAGTGTATTTGTGTAGCAAATGCATTTAGTGctgcaattgctcttaaccactaagccatctttccagattcactgttctttttttttttttttttttttttttggttttttcgagacagggtttctctgtgtagctttgcgcctttcctgggactcacttggtagcccaggctggcctcgaactcacagagatccgcctgcctctgcctcccaagtgctgggattaaaggcgtgcgccatcacgcCCGGCTTTCACTGTTCATTTTTTGACACGAGGCctattatgtagctctagctgtcctgaaacttgctatgtagcccagtccggcctcaaactcacagagatccacctgcctctgcctcctgagtgctgggataaaaggcgtgggccaccacacctggccttcac
Coding sequences within:
- the Pigo gene encoding LOW QUALITY PROTEIN: GPI ethanolamine phosphate transferase 3 (The sequence of the model RefSeq protein was modified relative to this genomic sequence to represent the inferred CDS: inserted 3 bases in 3 codons), with protein sequence MQKVPVLLFLAWVCFLFYAGIALFTSGFLLTRLELTNQSSCQELPGPGSLPGGSQGKPGACWMPSRFSRLVLVLIDALRFDFAQPQRSHVPGEPPASVPFLGKLGSLQRILEIQPHHARLYRSQVDPPTTTMQRLKALTTGSLPTFIDAGSNFASHAIVEDNLIKQLTNAGRRIVFMGDDTWKDLFPGAFSQAFFFSSFNVRDLHTVDNGILEHLYPTMDSGSWDVLIAHFLGVDHCGHKHGPHHPEMAKKLSQMDQVIQELLERLENDTLLVVAXDHGMTVNGDHGGDSELEVSAALFLYSRTALFPSAPPEEPEVIPQVSLVPTLALLLGLPIPFGNTGEVMAELFSGGSDSHPHASALAQASALHINAQQVFRFLHTYSAATQDLQVPELHQLQKLFSKASASYQRLLQQPQEAEASLKTLTAELQQFLRGARALCIQSWARFSLVRMAGGAALLAAACFLCLLASQLAVSPGFLFRPLLLIPVAWGLTGAILCAGLSVTTGSKVDSVVLGAVAAAGSLLPFLWKVWVSWGSHRPLVPLLPVPTPVLLLLLLRVATFFSDSFVVAEARAAPFXLGSLILFLVAHLHWEGQLLPPKLLTLSRPASSAPTGPPRHSGTYALRLAMGLLLCTRLAGLFHRCPEETPACHSSPWLGPLASVVGGRAKNLWYGACVGALVALLVVVRLWLRRYGNLKSPEPSVLFVRWGLPLMALGTAAYWALASGADDAPPRLRALVAGASAVLPRAVAGLAASGLALLLWRPVTVLVQAGAGASRTRAILTPFSGPPTSQADLDYVVPQIYRHMQEEFQGRLERTRAQGPVTVAAYQLGSVYSAAMVTALILLAFPLLLLHVERVSLVFLLLFLQSFLLLHLLAAGTSVTAAGPFTVLWQAVSAWALLATQTFYSTGHQPVFSAIHWQAAFVGFPEGHGSSTWLPALLVGANTFASHILFAVGCPLLLLWPFLCESQGPRKRQQLPGSEAEARVRPEEEKEEPLMEMRLRDAPHHFNAALLQLGLKYLFVLGVQILACALAASILRRHLMVWKVFAPKFIFEAVXFIVSSVGLLLGIALVMRVDGAVSSWFRRLVLAQQR